Proteins co-encoded in one Callospermophilus lateralis isolate mCalLat2 chromosome 2, mCalLat2.hap1, whole genome shotgun sequence genomic window:
- the LOC143641340 gene encoding mas-related G-protein coupled receptor member X1-like, which yields MIPKALTFTISLVWLTRNASVIWFLGFRMHRNAFYTYILNMAVADFLYLLPYSAWLVLLFVVLSGSSLALLGRMFCGSQKKPLNRLCVTIMLTVLVFLFSGLPFGVFYFLYYWIKNSYDLYYCLYLVSSVLSCVNSSANPIIYFFVGSYRQCIQERNLEMVLERALQDTPEEDECGGSLSQGTLEMSGSRVEQG from the exons ATGATTCCAAAAGCATTGACCTTCACCATTTCCCTGGTTTGGCTGACTAGAAATGCATCTGTCATCTGGTTTTTGGGTTTCCGCATGCACAGAAATGCCTTTTACACCTACATCCTAAACATGGCTGTAGCTGACTTCCTCTATCTGCTTCCATATT CTGCATGGCTGGTTCTTTTATTTGTGGTTCTCTCAGGGTCTAGCCTGGCCCTGCTGGGTAGGATGTTCTGTGGATCCCAGAAGAAGCCTCTTAACAGGCTATGTGTTACCATTATGCTCACAGTATTGGTTTTCCTCTTCAGTGGTCTGCCCTTTGGTgtcttttattttctgtattaCTGGATTAAAAATAGTTATGATTTATATTATTGCCTTTACTTGGTTTCAAGTGTTTTGTCCTGTGTAAACAGCTCTGCCAATCCCATCATTTACTTCTTTGTTGGCTCCTATAGGCAGTGCATACAGGAGCGGAACCTCGAGATGGTGCTTGAGCGGGCTCTGCAGGACACTCCTGAGGAGGATGAATGTGGAGGCAGCCTTTCCCAGGGAACCCTGGAAATGTCAGGCAGCAGAGTGGAGCAGGGATGA